A stretch of Heterodontus francisci isolate sHetFra1 chromosome 44, sHetFra1.hap1, whole genome shotgun sequence DNA encodes these proteins:
- the b4gat1 gene encoding beta-1,4-glucuronyltransferase 1, producing MGRNMPLLPVKCSLFKAVLSALLLVAALQLVYLALLSGLHGRQQRRRYSQLFEGPEPRGRAGEAEGDGEVEEEEEEAGSRSRRQSLVRALQAGGSLDASGQYRLYRDVTRSPVAARGSPGLDFSLATHSSVHNLHHLPGLVRRWQAPVSVALFAPAGDAAEALLTLHRLGLHCPGVQELVTFTLVTFSRDPVTFPEAGPAQAQAAWDPGLDLDAEPEPHAPCRRALGPLHRLRRRHRNYALANASYPNNLLRNAARRGLPSRYVAVIDMDMLPSGGLHRLFLELVSGPGPRPGPDPGRTVFVLPALEMRHSRRLPADKPELQRLYQVGEVRPFYDELCPRCQAPTNYTRWINLPTGPGLGVAYTLDWTDPWEPFYVGLASVPPYDERFKQYGFNRISQACELHVAGYTFAVLDNAFLIHKGFKLASEFHPQKDEENRRNRMLFRQFKQELKVKYSESPHHC from the exons ATGGGGAGAAACATGCCGCTGTTGCCGGTCAAGTGCTCGCTCTTTAAGGCGGTCCTGAGCGCCCTGTTGCTGGTGGCCGCCCTACAGCTGGTCTACCTGGCACTGCTCTCGGGGCTCCACGGGCGGCAGCAGCGGCGCCGCTACTCGCAGCTGTTCGAGGGCCCGGAGCCCCGGGGTCGGGCTGGAGAagcggagggagatggggaggtggaggaggaggaggaggaggccggcAGCAGGAGCAGGAGGCAGAGCCTGGTGCGGGCACTGCAGGCCGGGGGGAGCCTGGATGCCAGCGGCCAGTACCGGCTGTACCGGGATGTGACCCGGAGCCCGGTGGCGGCCCGGGGCAGCCCCGGCCTCGATTTCTCCCTGGCCACACACTCCTCGGTGCACAACCTGCACCACCTGCCGGGCCTGGTGCGGCGTTGGCAGGCCCCCGTGTCCGTGGCCCTGTTCGCCCCGGCCGGGGACGCGGCCGAGGCGCTGCTGACCCTGCACCGCCTGGGGCTGCACTGCCCCGGGGTCCAGGAGCTGGTCACCTTCACCCTGGTCACCTTCAGCCGGGACCCGGTCACTTTCCCGGAGGCGGGCCCGGCCCAGGCCCAGGCCGCCTGGGACCCCGGGCTCGATTTGGACGCCGAGCCGGAGCCGCACGCCCCTTGCCGGCGGGCCCTGGGGCCCTTGCACCGCCTGCGGCGCCGCCACCGCAACTACGCCCTGGCCAACGCCTCGTACCCCAACAACCTGCTGCGCAACGCGGCCCGCCGCGGCCTCCCGTCCCGCTACGTGGCCGTCATCGACATGGACATGCTGCCCAGCGGGGGGCTGCACCGCCTCTTCCTGGAGCTGGTGTCCGGCCCCGGCCCCAGGCCCGGGCCAGACCCCGGCCGCACCGTCTTCGTCCTGCCCGCCCTGGAGATGCGCCACAGCCGCCGCCTCCCGGCCGACAAGCCCGAGCTGCAGCGCCTGTACCAGGTGGGCGAGGTGCGGCCCTTCTACGACGAGCTGTGCCCCCGCTGCCAGGCCCCCACCAACTACACCCGCTGGATCAACCTGCCCACCGGGCCCGGCCTGGGGGTCGCCTACACCCTGGACTGGACCGACCCCTGGGAGCCCTTCTACGTGGGCCTGGCCTCGGTGCCCCCTTACGACGAGAGGTTCAAGCAGTACGGCTTCAACCGCATCAGCCAG GCCTGTGAACTCCACGTCGCTGGCTACACTTTTGCAGTGCTGGACAATGCCTTCCTCATCCACAAGGGCTTCAAACTGGCCAGCGAGTTCCACCCGCAGAAAGACGAGGAGAACAGGCGGAACAGGATGCTCTTCCGGCAGTTCAAGCAGGAGCTGAAGGTGAAATACTCAGAGTCGCCACATCACTGTTAA